A window from Rhinolophus sinicus isolate RSC01 linkage group LG01, ASM3656204v1, whole genome shotgun sequence encodes these proteins:
- the P2RY14 gene encoding P2Y purinoceptor 14 isoform X2, translated as MNSSATDVPCPWKPLVTRQIIPALYFVVFLAGILLNGVSGWIFFHVPSSKSFIIYLKNIVIADFLMSLTFPFKILSDSGLGPWQLTVFMCRGSAVLFYISLYVSIVFFGLISFDRYYKIVKPLHTSCVQSVTYSKLLSATVWVLMLLIAVPNMILTNQSVRQVTHIKCVELKNELGLKWHKASNFIFVSIFWVAFLLLIVFYTAITRKIFKSHLKSRKNSISVKRKSSRNIFSIMFVFVVCFVPYHIARIPYTKSQTEAHYSCQSKETLHYVKEFTLLLSAANVCLDPIIYFFLCQPFRETLCKKLHIPFKAQHDSENSKIRRGNTTQESTDTL; from the coding sequence ATGAATTCCAGCGCCACCGACGTGCCCTGCCCCTGGAAGCCCCTCGTGACTCGCCAAATCATCCCCGCGCTGTACTTCGTGGTCTTCCTCGCAGGCATCCTGCTCAATGGTGTGTCGGGATGGATCTTCTTCCACGTGCCCAGCTCCAAGAGTTTCATCATTTACCTCAAGAACATTGTGATCGCCGACTTTCTCATGAGCCTGACTTTTCCTTTCAAGATTCTCAGCGACTCGGGGCTGGGCCCCTGGCAGCTGACCGTGTTCATGTGCCGGGGCTCGGCCGTGCTCTTTTACATCAGCTTGTATGTCAGCATCGTTTTCTTCGGGCTCATCAGCTTTGACAGATACTACAAAATCGTGAAGCCTCTTCATACCTCGTGCGTCCAGTCGGTGACTTACAGCAAACTCCTGTCGGCGACCGTGTGGGTCCTCATGCTGCTTATCGCCGTCCCCAACATGATCCTCACCAACCAGAGTGTGAGGCAGGTCACACACATAAAATGCGTGGAGCTGAAGAACGAACTGGGGCTGAAGTGGCACAAAGCATCCAACTTCATCTTTGTGAGCATCTTCTGGGTCGCGTTTCTTCTCTTAATCGTTTTCTACACGGCCATCACGAGGAAAATTTTCAAGTCCCACCTCAAGTCCAGGAAGAACTCCATTTCGGTCAAGAGGAAATCTAGCCGCAATATATTCAGCATCATGTTCGTGTTTGTTGTCTGTTTCGTACCCTACCACATCGCCAGAATCCCCTATACCAAGAGCCAGACGGAAGCTCATTACAGCTGCCAGTCCAAAGAAACCTTGCACTACGTGAAGGAATTCACTCTGCTCCTGTCAGCTGCAAATGTGTGCCTGGACCCCATTATCTATTTTTTCCTATGCCAGCCATTTAGAGAAACCTTATGTAAGAAACTACACATCCCATTCAAAGCTCAGCATGACTCAGAAAACTCCAAAATCAGAAGGGGAAATACAACGCAGGAAAGCACAGATACTCTGTGA
- the P2RY14 gene encoding P2Y purinoceptor 14 isoform X1 yields the protein MSHSVSDPILPTETIRGWKNCGQRRPLSDGLTSFPGRISSDPRTMNSSATDVPCPWKPLVTRQIIPALYFVVFLAGILLNGVSGWIFFHVPSSKSFIIYLKNIVIADFLMSLTFPFKILSDSGLGPWQLTVFMCRGSAVLFYISLYVSIVFFGLISFDRYYKIVKPLHTSCVQSVTYSKLLSATVWVLMLLIAVPNMILTNQSVRQVTHIKCVELKNELGLKWHKASNFIFVSIFWVAFLLLIVFYTAITRKIFKSHLKSRKNSISVKRKSSRNIFSIMFVFVVCFVPYHIARIPYTKSQTEAHYSCQSKETLHYVKEFTLLLSAANVCLDPIIYFFLCQPFRETLCKKLHIPFKAQHDSENSKIRRGNTTQESTDTL from the coding sequence TGGCCAGAGGCGCCCTCTGAGTGACGGTCTCACCTCCTTTCCAGGCCGCATAAGCAGCGATCCCAGAACGATGAATTCCAGCGCCACCGACGTGCCCTGCCCCTGGAAGCCCCTCGTGACTCGCCAAATCATCCCCGCGCTGTACTTCGTGGTCTTCCTCGCAGGCATCCTGCTCAATGGTGTGTCGGGATGGATCTTCTTCCACGTGCCCAGCTCCAAGAGTTTCATCATTTACCTCAAGAACATTGTGATCGCCGACTTTCTCATGAGCCTGACTTTTCCTTTCAAGATTCTCAGCGACTCGGGGCTGGGCCCCTGGCAGCTGACCGTGTTCATGTGCCGGGGCTCGGCCGTGCTCTTTTACATCAGCTTGTATGTCAGCATCGTTTTCTTCGGGCTCATCAGCTTTGACAGATACTACAAAATCGTGAAGCCTCTTCATACCTCGTGCGTCCAGTCGGTGACTTACAGCAAACTCCTGTCGGCGACCGTGTGGGTCCTCATGCTGCTTATCGCCGTCCCCAACATGATCCTCACCAACCAGAGTGTGAGGCAGGTCACACACATAAAATGCGTGGAGCTGAAGAACGAACTGGGGCTGAAGTGGCACAAAGCATCCAACTTCATCTTTGTGAGCATCTTCTGGGTCGCGTTTCTTCTCTTAATCGTTTTCTACACGGCCATCACGAGGAAAATTTTCAAGTCCCACCTCAAGTCCAGGAAGAACTCCATTTCGGTCAAGAGGAAATCTAGCCGCAATATATTCAGCATCATGTTCGTGTTTGTTGTCTGTTTCGTACCCTACCACATCGCCAGAATCCCCTATACCAAGAGCCAGACGGAAGCTCATTACAGCTGCCAGTCCAAAGAAACCTTGCACTACGTGAAGGAATTCACTCTGCTCCTGTCAGCTGCAAATGTGTGCCTGGACCCCATTATCTATTTTTTCCTATGCCAGCCATTTAGAGAAACCTTATGTAAGAAACTACACATCCCATTCAAAGCTCAGCATGACTCAGAAAACTCCAAAATCAGAAGGGGAAATACAACGCAGGAAAGCACAGATACTCTGTGA
- the GPR171 gene encoding G-protein coupled receptor 171: MTNNSTFCPVYRNLEPFTYFFYLVFLIGIIGSCFAAWAFLQKKANPRCVSIYLINLLTADFLLSLALPVKIVVDLGVAPWKLRIFHCQVTACLIYINMYLSIIFLAFVSIDRCLQLTYSYKIYRIQEPGFAKMISVVVWVMVLLIMVPNMLIPIKDIQVKPNVGCMEFKREFGRNWHLLTNFICLAIFLNFTVIILISNCLVIRQLYRNKYSENYPNVKRALINILLVTTAYIVCFVPYHVVRIPYTLSQTEVISDCATRISLFKAKESTLLLAVSSLCFDPILYYHLSKAFRLKVSETFASHKENTAQKETPRCENA, from the coding sequence ATGACAAACAATTCTACCTTCTGTCCAGTTTACAGAAATCTGGAGccattcacatattttttttatttagttttccttaTTGGAATTATTGGAAGTTGTTTTGCAGCCTGGGCTTTCCTACAGAAAAAAGCGAATCCTAGGTGTGTAAGCATCTACTTAATTAATTTGCTGACGGCCGATTTCCTGCTCAGTCTGGCATTACCGGTGAAAATCGTGGTCGACCTGGGCGTGGCCCCCTGGAAGCTGAGGATATTCCATTGCCAAGTAACAGCCTGCCTCATCTACATTAACATGTACTTGTCCATCATCTTCTTAGCGTTTGTCAGCATTGATCGCTGTCTCCAGCTGACATACAGCTACAAGATTTATCGAATCCAAGAACCTGGATTTGCCAAAATGATATCAGTCGTCGTGTGGGTCATGGTCCTTCTCATAATGGTGCCAAACATGCTGATTCCAATCAAAGACATCCAGGTGAAGCCAAATGTGGGGTGCATGGAATTCAAAAGGGAGTTTGGAAGAAACTGGCATTTGCTGACGAACTTCATATGtttggctatatttttaaatttcacagtcATCATTTTAATATCTAACTGCCTGGTAATTCGACAACTCTACAGAAACAAATATAGTGAAAATTATCCGAATGTGAAAAGAGCTCTCATCAACATACTCTTAGTGACCACAGCCTACATCGTGTGTTTTGTTCCTTATCACGTTGTCCGAATCCCGTACACCCTCAGCCAGACCGAGGTCATATCTGACTGCGCGACCAGGATTTCACTCTTCAAAGCCAAGGAGTCCACGCTGCTCCTGGCTGTGTCGAGCCTGTGCTTTGATCCCATCCTGTACTACCACCTCTCAAAAGCATTCCGCTTAAAGGTCAGTGAGACTTTCGCTTCGCATAAGGAGAACACGGCTCAGAAAGAAACACCAAGGTGTGAAAACGCATGA